The sequence TTTGTCACCAGAACCAGAAACCAGTCGACCATCATTCAGTTGCTTGATGCATTGAACCCAACGTGTATGCCCCTCAAGTGTGGCAACACACCTGTTGGTATTCAAATCCCACACCTTAATCGTTCGATCACCAGAGGGAGAAGCGAGTCGACCATCATTTAGTTGTTTGATAGAATTAACCCCACCTGTATGCTCCTCAAGTGGGGCAATACATCTATTGGGATTTAAATCCCATAGCTTAATCATTCCCAAAGAAAAACCAGAAACCAGTCGACCATCATTCAGTTGTTTGATGCATTTAATCAAACCTTTGTTCCCCTCAAGCTTCGTGGCAACGCATTTATTGGTATTTAAATCCCACACCTTAATCGTTCCATCAAAAGAACCTGAGACCAGTCGACGATCATCCAGTTGATTGATGCAACTAACAAAACGTGTATGCCCCTCAAGCGTGGCAACGCATCTCTTGGTGTTTAAATCCCACACCTTAATCGTTCCATCATAAGAAGCAGACGCCAGTCGACCATCACTCAGTTGCTTGATGCAACCAACTAAATCTGTATGCCCCTCAAGTGTGCCAACGCACCTGTTGGCATTCAGATCCCACACCTTAATCGTTTTATCATTTGAACACGAAACCAGTCGACCATCACTAAGTTGTTTCATGCAATTAACCCAATTTGCATGCCCTTCAAGCATGCTCACGCGCGCTTCAGCTCCCTCATCATCACCTACCATTAAGCATTCTGGAAAATAATGGGCATACGATGTTATTGGTGGTTCACCAAAATTGTGCTGCATAACATCATAGCGGCTTGCTCTGCCAATCTCCCGATTCATGAGCATCGAAAAACTGCTCGGCACTTGCGCAGAAAGTCGATCAAAGACTCCCTGATCCAGATCTTGGGTTATGTCGACATGATTGATTATCTGTTTGAGCTGTGCAATAAATTGCGTGTCATTTGTTGCTCCAGAGAAAATTCTTGTGCCTTTTTTGCAACGTTGATCATTAACCAAAGCTTGTGGTGAAAAGTTTTCATCTGAATATTCAATAATCTCTATGTTTGAACTTTCACAAATTAAATTTGCTTTTTGTTGTTCTTGCTCACGAGCCTCGCGTTCATGCATCAACTCAAGGTTCAATTGCAACTGCAATGCTTGCGCCAGCTTTTCATCATCTCCAACATCCGGTTGCACTGCAATTTCAATGCCGCATGCCGATAAATGGCTCATGCTCTGCAACGCTTCCAATTCTTGCATCTTTCCACAAGCCAAAGCATCGCAATGGTGCTTATTTTTCATGAAATCGCCAAGAATGTGCTCAAGACTATTCTGTTCTTGCTGCACGTCAAGCAAGCGACATGACGGATTATTAACCGCAATTGCTTGCTCAAAATCCACAAAAAATCTTTGTATTATTTCAATTTTTCCTTTGATCAGATCGGTATCTTTAAGCTCCATGAATTCCAAAAGAATTGTCGGATCTTTTTGTATTTTTTTACAAATGTTTTTGTATGCACTGTTTATCACTTCA comes from Candidatus Dependentiae bacterium and encodes:
- a CDS encoding WD40 repeat domain-containing protein is translated as EVINSAYKNICKKIQKDPTILLEFMELKDTDLIKGKIEIIQRFFVDFEQAIAVNNPSCRLLDVQQEQNSLEHILGDFMKNKHHCDALACGKMQELEALQSMSHLSACGIEIAVQPDVGDDEKLAQALQLQLNLELMHEREAREQEQQKANLICESSNIEIIEYSDENFSPQALVNDQRCKKGTRIFSGATNDTQFIAQLKQIINHVDITQDLDQGVFDRLSAQVPSSFSMLMNREIGRASRYDVMQHNFGEPPITSYAHYFPECLMVGDDEGAEARVSMLEGHANWVNCMKQLSDGRLVSCSNDKTIKVWDLNANRCVGTLEGHTDLVGCIKQLSDGRLASASYDGTIKVWDLNTKRCVATLEGHTRFVSCINQLDDRRLVSGSFDGTIKVWDLNTNKCVATKLEGNKGLIKCIKQLNDGRLVSGFSLGMIKLWDLNPNRCIAPLEEHTGGVNSIKQLNDGRLASPSGDRTIKVWDLNTNRCVATLEGHTRWVQCIKQLNDGRLVSGSGDKTIKLWDLDTNRCITTLEGHKNWVNCIKQLNDGRVASCSNDGTIKVWDLNTNRCVATLEGHGDRVYCIKQLNDGRLVSCSNDKTIKLWNLYPDLSFEQIALVVQLERCYQEDNRINLGYCWRDVFETLPDYFQKHFRSVVG